One Pseudonocardia sediminis DNA window includes the following coding sequences:
- the nirB gene encoding nitrite reductase large subunit NirB: protein MSRRVVVVGNGMVGHRLVSALRDRDTEGTWQVTVLGEETRRAYDRVALSSYVDGKSEEELRLPDDDLRADPLVATHLGDPVTAVDRDARTVRTASGASFGYDALVLATGSTPFVPPVPGKDLPGCFVYRTLDDLDAITEAAAAAVARTAPGRRSAVVVGGGLLGLEAARAMRLLGLSPQVVEIAPRLMPVQVDEGGGALLRSLVEEQGLKVRTGVSVDGISADRDRLVARLSDGVELDADLVVFSAGIRAADALARENGLAVGERGGVLVDDRCRTDDEHVWAIGECAALQGRTYGLVAPGYAMAEVVADRLLGGDARMTPEELDMSTRLKLLGVDVASFGDAHATAEGALEIVVNDPVAGTYSKLVVSDDASTLLGGVLVGDASRYGSLRPLVGAALPEDPVTLISSGGAEPDAGALPDSAQICSCNAVTKGALCAAIDDGAHDVASLKACTRAGTTCGSCVPTLAKILTQQGVEVSKALCEHFAYSRAELFEIVAGAGITSFSALVASHGTGLGCDICKPVVGSILATLYNEHVLDGERATLQDTNDHFLANMQRNGTYSVVPRIAGGEVTPEGLIVIGEVARDFGLYTKITGGQRIDMFGARVEQLPDIWRRLVDAGFESGHAYGKSLRTVKSCVGTTWCRYGVQDSVGLAVELELRYRGLRSPHKIKSGVSGCARECAEARSKDFGIIATETGWNLYVGGNGGFTPRHAELLVADVDTATLVRTIDRFLMFYVRTAERLQRTAPWIEAMEGGLDHLYAVIVEDSLGIGADLDAAMARHIDSYADEWRGVLDDPEKLSRFVSFVNAPDTPDPSISFVTERGQNVPAPRNNEPVLIGLPEVHS, encoded by the coding sequence GTGAGCAGACGAGTCGTCGTTGTGGGCAACGGGATGGTCGGGCACCGGCTGGTGTCCGCGCTCCGTGACCGGGACACCGAGGGGACCTGGCAGGTCACCGTCCTCGGCGAGGAGACCCGCCGCGCCTACGACCGTGTCGCCCTGTCGTCGTACGTGGACGGGAAGTCGGAGGAGGAGCTGCGGCTCCCCGACGACGACCTGCGCGCCGACCCGCTGGTCGCGACGCACCTCGGCGACCCCGTCACCGCCGTCGACCGGGACGCCCGCACGGTGCGGACCGCGTCCGGCGCGTCGTTCGGCTACGACGCACTGGTCCTCGCGACCGGCTCGACCCCGTTCGTCCCGCCGGTCCCGGGCAAGGACCTGCCCGGCTGCTTCGTCTACCGCACCCTCGACGACCTCGACGCGATCACCGAGGCCGCCGCCGCGGCCGTGGCGCGCACCGCGCCCGGGCGGCGATCGGCCGTCGTCGTCGGAGGTGGGCTGCTCGGCCTGGAGGCGGCGCGCGCGATGCGGCTGCTCGGGCTCTCGCCGCAGGTCGTGGAGATCGCGCCGCGGCTGATGCCGGTGCAGGTCGACGAGGGCGGGGGTGCGCTGCTGCGCTCGCTCGTCGAGGAACAGGGCCTGAAGGTCCGGACCGGGGTCTCGGTGGACGGGATCTCCGCCGACCGCGACCGTCTCGTCGCGCGCCTGTCCGACGGCGTCGAGCTCGACGCCGACCTCGTCGTGTTCTCGGCCGGCATCCGTGCCGCGGACGCCCTGGCACGGGAGAACGGCCTCGCGGTCGGGGAGCGCGGCGGCGTCCTCGTCGACGACCGCTGCCGGACCGACGACGAGCACGTCTGGGCGATCGGGGAGTGCGCCGCGCTGCAGGGCCGCACCTACGGCCTGGTCGCGCCGGGCTACGCGATGGCCGAGGTCGTCGCGGACCGTCTGCTCGGCGGCGACGCCCGGATGACGCCCGAGGAGCTGGACATGTCCACCCGGCTCAAGCTGCTCGGGGTCGACGTGGCCAGCTTCGGCGACGCGCACGCCACGGCCGAGGGCGCGCTGGAGATCGTCGTCAACGACCCCGTCGCCGGCACCTACTCCAAGCTCGTCGTCTCCGACGACGCGTCCACCCTGCTCGGCGGCGTCCTGGTCGGGGACGCCTCGCGCTACGGCTCGCTGCGCCCCCTCGTCGGGGCGGCGCTGCCCGAGGACCCGGTCACGCTGATCTCCTCCGGTGGCGCCGAGCCGGACGCGGGCGCGCTGCCGGACTCCGCACAGATCTGCTCCTGCAACGCCGTCACCAAGGGCGCGCTGTGCGCCGCGATCGACGACGGCGCCCACGACGTCGCCTCGCTCAAGGCCTGCACCCGCGCCGGGACGACGTGCGGGTCCTGCGTCCCGACGCTGGCGAAGATCCTCACCCAGCAGGGCGTGGAGGTCTCCAAGGCCCTCTGCGAGCACTTCGCGTACTCCCGCGCCGAGCTGTTCGAGATCGTCGCCGGGGCCGGGATCACGTCGTTCTCCGCGCTGGTCGCCTCGCACGGCACCGGCCTGGGCTGCGACATCTGCAAGCCGGTCGTCGGTTCGATCCTGGCCACGCTCTACAACGAGCACGTCCTCGACGGCGAGCGCGCGACGCTGCAGGACACCAACGACCACTTCCTCGCGAACATGCAGCGCAACGGCACCTACTCCGTCGTGCCGCGGATCGCCGGCGGCGAGGTCACGCCCGAGGGCCTGATCGTGATCGGCGAGGTCGCGCGCGACTTCGGGCTCTACACCAAGATCACCGGCGGGCAGCGGATCGACATGTTCGGCGCCAGGGTGGAGCAGCTGCCCGACATCTGGCGCCGTCTGGTCGACGCCGGGTTCGAGTCCGGGCACGCCTACGGCAAGTCGCTCCGCACGGTGAAGTCGTGCGTCGGGACGACCTGGTGCCGCTACGGCGTGCAGGACTCGGTCGGCCTGGCCGTCGAGCTGGAGCTGCGCTACCGCGGCCTGCGCAGCCCGCACAAGATCAAGTCCGGCGTGTCCGGCTGCGCCCGCGAGTGCGCCGAGGCCCGGTCCAAGGACTTCGGGATCATCGCCACCGAGACCGGCTGGAACCTCTACGTCGGCGGCAACGGCGGGTTCACCCCGCGCCACGCCGAGCTGCTCGTCGCCGACGTCGACACCGCGACGCTGGTCCGTACGATCGACCGGTTCCTGATGTTCTACGTGCGCACCGCCGAGCGTCTGCAGCGCACCGCGCCGTGGATCGAGGCGATGGAGGGCGGGCTCGACCACCTGTACGCGGTGATCGTCGAGGACTCGCTGGGCATCGGCGCCGACCTCGACGCGGCGATGGCGCGCCACATCGACTCCTACGCCGACGAGTGGCGCGGGGTCCTCGACGACCCGGAGAAGCTGTCGCGCTTCGTGTCCTTCGTCAACGCCCCGGACACCCCGGACCCCTCGATCAGCTTCGTCACCGAGCGGGGGCAGAACGTGCCCGCTCCCCGCAATAACGAGCCCGTCCTGATCGGCCTACCGGAGGTGCACTCATGA
- a CDS encoding sirohydrochlorin chelatase, which produces MRPPLLLVAHGSRNPAADVVVRGLAAAAEAAEPGLDVRVCYVDVRGPTVGEAVAGLTAQGHRGAVVLPAFLAAGYHVRHDLPAQLREAGADPERFPVTPALGPDRGLAAAAFDRLRLAGHRPGDAVVLAAAGSSDPGAVSEVRRAARMLGVSVGRRVRVGFAATGHPGVSALVEGLHRAGESRVAVASWLLAPGVFQERLRASGADVVAEPLGVHPDVVGTVLQRYRSAARSAALAA; this is translated from the coding sequence ATGAGGCCCCCGCTTTTGCTGGTCGCGCACGGCAGCCGCAACCCCGCCGCGGACGTCGTGGTCCGGGGGCTCGCCGCCGCGGCGGAGGCCGCCGAGCCCGGTCTGGACGTGCGGGTCTGTTACGTCGACGTCCGGGGCCCGACCGTGGGCGAGGCCGTCGCCGGGCTGACCGCGCAGGGCCACCGGGGCGCCGTCGTCCTGCCGGCGTTCCTCGCCGCGGGCTACCACGTGCGCCACGACCTGCCGGCGCAGCTGCGGGAGGCGGGCGCGGACCCGGAGCGGTTCCCGGTCACGCCGGCCCTGGGGCCGGACCGGGGGCTCGCCGCCGCGGCGTTCGACCGGCTGCGCCTGGCCGGACACCGTCCCGGTGACGCCGTCGTGCTGGCCGCCGCGGGGTCCTCGGACCCGGGCGCGGTGTCGGAGGTCCGCCGGGCCGCGCGGATGCTCGGTGTGTCGGTGGGTCGCAGGGTCCGGGTCGGGTTCGCCGCGACCGGGCACCCGGGCGTCTCCGCGCTGGTCGAGGGGCTGCACCGGGCCGGGGAGAGCCGGGTCGCGGTCGCGTCCTGGCTGCTCGCGCCGGGGGTGTTCCAGGAGCGCCTGCGCGCGTCCGGTGCGGACGTGGTGGCCGAGCCGCTGGGCGTGCACCCGGACGTCGTCGGCACGGTGCTGCAGCGCTACCGGTCGGCCGCCCGCTCCGCCGCGCTCGCCGCCTGA
- a CDS encoding MGMT family protein, producing MDEETLERVRDVVAAIPPGQTLSYGEVAGRAGIRSARLVGRILSEDGHDLPWHRVLRANGTSAPHIAQEQAARLRAEGVLMVDGRLPPEHRRTPSRRRGATGEGRPRSAPETTDPGV from the coding sequence ATGGACGAGGAGACGCTGGAACGCGTGAGGGACGTGGTCGCGGCGATCCCGCCCGGGCAGACGCTGAGCTACGGCGAGGTCGCGGGACGCGCCGGGATCCGGTCGGCGCGGCTGGTCGGACGGATCCTGTCCGAGGACGGCCACGATCTGCCGTGGCACCGGGTCCTGCGGGCGAACGGCACCTCGGCGCCACACATCGCACAGGAGCAGGCCGCCCGTCTGCGGGCCGAGGGCGTGCTGATGGTCGACGGCCGGCTCCCGCCGGAGCACCGGCGCACCCCGTCCCGTCGCCGCGGCGCCACCGGTGAGGGCCGTCCCCGATCGGCACCCGAGACGACGGACCCGGGCGTCTGA
- a CDS encoding (2Fe-2S)-binding protein, producing MPTQTFKLNGETVTVDVEDDVRLLWVIRDLLKVTGPKYGCGINVCKACTSHINGKAFNPCSVPVGAIGDSDEITTIEGLADGETLHPMQEAWIEKDVAQCGYCQPGQIMASVALVRKCQEEGRDIDDSMLDEIRNICRCGTYNRIREAIKVGADNM from the coding sequence ATGCCCACTCAGACCTTCAAGCTCAACGGCGAGACCGTCACCGTCGACGTCGAGGACGACGTCCGGCTGCTCTGGGTCATCCGTGACCTGCTCAAGGTGACCGGCCCGAAGTACGGCTGCGGCATCAACGTCTGCAAGGCCTGCACCAGCCACATCAACGGCAAGGCGTTCAACCCCTGCTCGGTGCCGGTCGGCGCGATCGGAGACTCCGACGAGATCACCACGATCGAGGGCCTGGCCGACGGCGAGACCCTGCACCCGATGCAGGAGGCCTGGATCGAGAAGGACGTCGCGCAGTGCGGCTACTGCCAGCCGGGCCAGATCATGGCTTCGGTGGCGCTGGTGCGGAAGTGCCAGGAAGAGGGCCGCGACATCGACGACTCGATGCTCGACGAGATCCGCAACATCTGCCGGTGCGGTACCTACAACCGCATCCGTGAGGCGATCAAGGTCGGCGCCGACAACATGTGA
- a CDS encoding uroporphyrinogen-III synthase, with product MPSLAGFTVGITAARRTEELATMLERRGAVIQQGAALRIVALADDADLETTTRALIAEPPDIAVATTGIGYRGWMEAADGWGLGEALLTALGSCEMLARGPKARGAIRASGLVDAWSPESESTAEVLEHLLERGVEGCRIAVQLHGEPLPDVVEALEMAGAQVVTVPVYRWAPPLDIAPLDRLIASTLSGGIDMLAFTSAPAAAGLLARAGELGVHDDLVAALRGPVLALCVGPVTAAPLEALDVPTLQPQRSRLGAMVRTLESAAPTRARRLPVASHELELRGHAVLVDGVLRPVPPTPMALLRVLAKRPGRVVPRSELLAAQPGGAADEHAVENAIARLRAALGEPGLVQTVVRRGYRLALEPGTGATGLGGHCTTENRTDEGGRR from the coding sequence GTGCCCTCGCTGGCCGGGTTCACCGTCGGCATCACCGCGGCCCGGCGGACCGAGGAGCTCGCCACCATGCTCGAGCGCCGCGGCGCGGTGATCCAGCAGGGCGCCGCGCTGCGGATCGTCGCGCTCGCGGACGACGCCGACCTGGAGACGACCACCCGCGCGCTGATCGCCGAGCCGCCGGACATCGCGGTCGCGACCACCGGCATCGGCTACCGCGGCTGGATGGAGGCCGCCGACGGCTGGGGCCTCGGCGAGGCACTGCTCACCGCGCTCGGGAGCTGCGAGATGCTCGCCCGCGGGCCCAAGGCGCGCGGCGCGATCCGCGCGTCCGGGCTGGTGGACGCGTGGTCGCCGGAGTCGGAGTCGACGGCGGAGGTGCTCGAGCACCTGCTCGAACGCGGCGTCGAGGGGTGCCGGATCGCGGTGCAGCTGCACGGAGAGCCGCTGCCCGACGTCGTCGAGGCGCTGGAGATGGCCGGGGCGCAGGTCGTGACGGTCCCGGTGTACCGCTGGGCCCCGCCGCTCGACATCGCCCCGCTGGACCGGCTGATCGCGTCTACGCTGTCCGGCGGCATCGACATGCTCGCGTTCACCAGCGCACCCGCCGCGGCCGGCCTGCTGGCCCGGGCCGGGGAGCTCGGCGTGCACGACGATCTCGTCGCCGCGCTGCGCGGTCCGGTGCTGGCGCTGTGCGTGGGCCCGGTGACTGCGGCGCCGCTGGAGGCGCTCGACGTGCCCACCCTGCAGCCGCAGCGTTCCCGGCTCGGGGCGATGGTGCGCACCCTGGAGTCGGCGGCGCCGACGCGGGCGCGTCGGCTCCCGGTGGCGTCGCACGAGCTGGAGCTGCGCGGCCACGCCGTGCTGGTCGACGGCGTCCTGCGCCCGGTCCCGCCGACGCCGATGGCGCTGCTGCGGGTGCTGGCCAAGCGTCCGGGACGGGTGGTGCCGCGCTCCGAGCTGCTCGCCGCGCAGCCCGGCGGGGCGGCCGACGAGCACGCCGTGGAGAACGCGATCGCCCGCCTGCGGGCGGCCCTGGGCGAGCCCGGGCTGGTGCAGACGGTCGTGCGCCGCGGCTACCGGCTCGCGCTGGAGCCCGGCACCGGGGCGACCGGCCTCGGCGGGCACTGCACGACCGAGAACCGGACGGACGAGGGGGGACGGCGATGA
- a CDS encoding helix-turn-helix transcriptional regulator, whose protein sequence is MGKSTTDAGVDPRPALRAALRAVQTDSGLPIAFGALVDNGATAELSEFLGTRTTHLHGLGIRAGSGLGGRVIAEGRPAAVDDYRSADSITHDYDEWVTAEGLSAVAAAPFVVRGRTAALIYGATRENVTLGDRGKAALVSCGRRLSMELTVRDEVGRRMREAEVVASASPGDVRDVADLEEIRSLHAELRAVAQLIPDTGLAERVSQVSQRLADVGTRTATAEQAADHGITLSPREIDVISQVALGCTNAETAARLCIKPETAKAYLRGAMSKLGVHTRFEAVVRSRRLGLVP, encoded by the coding sequence ATGGGCAAGTCGACGACGGACGCGGGCGTGGACCCGCGGCCCGCACTCCGCGCCGCACTGCGCGCGGTCCAGACCGACTCTGGTCTCCCGATCGCGTTCGGGGCACTGGTCGACAACGGCGCCACCGCCGAGCTCAGCGAGTTCCTGGGCACCCGGACCACGCACCTGCACGGGCTCGGCATCCGGGCGGGCTCCGGCCTCGGCGGCCGGGTCATCGCCGAGGGCCGTCCCGCGGCCGTCGACGACTACCGCTCCGCGGACTCGATCACCCACGACTACGACGAGTGGGTCACGGCCGAGGGCCTCTCGGCCGTCGCCGCCGCACCGTTCGTCGTCCGCGGCCGGACCGCCGCGCTGATCTACGGCGCGACCCGGGAGAACGTCACCCTGGGCGACCGGGGCAAGGCCGCGCTCGTGTCCTGCGGACGCCGGCTGAGCATGGAGCTGACGGTCCGGGACGAGGTCGGACGCCGGATGCGGGAGGCGGAGGTCGTCGCGTCGGCGTCGCCGGGCGACGTCCGCGACGTCGCCGACCTGGAGGAGATCCGCTCGTTGCACGCCGAGCTGCGCGCCGTCGCCCAGCTCATCCCGGACACGGGCCTGGCGGAGCGGGTCTCGCAGGTGTCGCAGCGCCTGGCCGACGTCGGCACCCGGACGGCGACGGCGGAGCAGGCCGCCGACCACGGGATCACGCTCTCGCCCCGGGAGATCGACGTGATCTCACAGGTCGCGCTCGGCTGCACGAACGCCGAGACGGCGGCCCGGCTGTGCATCAAGCCGGAGACGGCGAAGGCCTACCTCCGGGGCGCGATGAGCAAGCTGGGTGTGCACACCCGGTTCGAGGCGGTGGTGCGCTCGCGCAGGCTCGGGCTCGTCCCGTAG
- the nirD gene encoding nitrite reductase small subunit NirD, translated as MTVTRALTDPATVASDPALEPRRSPETRPAARAGTEVTGWLYICPLEALQPGRGAAALVGDTQVAIFRMDGDVLHAVGNVDPYTGAAVISRGIVGDRGGVPTVASPVHKQAFGLDDGRALDDPSVTLGVYQTRVHGGDVAIGLR; from the coding sequence ATGACCGTCACCCGAGCTCTCACCGACCCCGCCACCGTCGCCTCCGATCCGGCCCTGGAGCCGCGCCGGTCGCCGGAGACCCGGCCCGCGGCGCGGGCCGGGACCGAGGTCACCGGCTGGCTGTACATCTGCCCGCTGGAGGCGCTGCAGCCCGGACGCGGGGCGGCGGCGCTCGTCGGCGACACCCAGGTCGCGATCTTCCGGATGGACGGCGACGTGCTCCACGCCGTCGGCAACGTGGACCCCTACACCGGTGCGGCGGTGATCTCCCGCGGCATCGTCGGCGACCGCGGCGGCGTGCCGACCGTGGCGTCGCCGGTGCACAAGCAGGCCTTCGGCCTCGACGACGGGCGGGCGCTCGACGACCCGTCGGTCACGCTCGGCGTCTACCAGACCCGGGTGCACGGCGGCGACGTGGCGATCGGGCTACGGTGA
- a CDS encoding ArsR/SmtB family transcription factor: MNAGTVSRVRIHPGATVRVTVDPYTSVLALACAAAAARMRGGRPAVGDRWSGAELHAVSRLVVPGSSVAPEALTPAAPDRDTTVADELERLRSMSAEDLHADLDLTYAGDPPPHWSEVAGAARRWLGDTAAALETVWRLVEPVWQAQDRRRGREIERVGTAAARGALDIVLAQAHPRGRMVDGALEFPDPEGTDVDASRHTVVLAPLLSGVDVSISNLDRPGLVWLGYPAPVPAGEDEGGLAALLTPVRATLLRLLGTPWTMSRLASAVGLAPATATHQISALVADGLVSRRREGRHTVVERTDRGTGLLELYGVSDLPLRPPLSTPRRLPARPRTGPTG, encoded by the coding sequence ATGAACGCCGGGACGGTCAGCCGTGTCCGCATCCATCCCGGGGCGACGGTGCGCGTCACCGTCGATCCGTACACGAGCGTGCTGGCCCTGGCCTGCGCCGCAGCTGCGGCCCGGATGCGCGGAGGCCGTCCCGCGGTGGGGGACCGGTGGTCCGGCGCGGAACTGCACGCGGTGTCCCGCCTGGTCGTCCCCGGGAGCTCGGTCGCGCCGGAGGCGCTGACCCCCGCGGCGCCGGACCGCGACACCACCGTCGCCGACGAGCTGGAGCGCCTGCGGTCGATGTCGGCGGAGGACCTGCACGCCGATCTCGATCTCACCTACGCCGGGGACCCGCCCCCGCACTGGTCGGAGGTGGCCGGGGCCGCGCGGCGCTGGCTCGGGGACACCGCCGCGGCGCTGGAGACGGTGTGGCGCCTGGTCGAGCCGGTGTGGCAGGCGCAGGACCGCCGCCGCGGCCGCGAGATCGAACGGGTCGGGACGGCCGCCGCGCGCGGGGCCCTCGACATCGTGCTCGCCCAGGCGCACCCGCGCGGGCGGATGGTCGACGGCGCGCTGGAGTTCCCGGACCCGGAGGGCACCGACGTCGACGCGAGCCGGCACACCGTCGTGCTCGCACCGCTGCTGTCGGGTGTGGACGTCTCGATCAGCAACCTGGACCGCCCCGGCCTGGTGTGGCTGGGCTACCCGGCCCCGGTGCCGGCCGGTGAGGACGAGGGCGGTCTCGCCGCGCTGCTGACGCCGGTCCGCGCGACGCTGCTGCGCCTGCTCGGGACGCCGTGGACGATGTCGCGGCTCGCCTCGGCGGTCGGCCTCGCCCCGGCGACGGCCACCCACCAGATCTCCGCCCTGGTCGCGGACGGGCTGGTCTCGCGGCGGCGCGAGGGCCGTCACACGGTGGTCGAGCGGACCGACCGGGGGACCGGGTTGCTGGAGCTCTACGGGGTGTCCGACCTCCCGCTGCGTCCCCCGCTGTCGACACCGCGGCGTCTGCCCGCCCGTCCGCGCACGGGTCCGACGGGCTGA